In Rosa chinensis cultivar Old Blush chromosome 1, RchiOBHm-V2, whole genome shotgun sequence, a genomic segment contains:
- the LOC112178026 gene encoding allantoate deiminase 1 isoform X1, with amino-acid sequence MQKLLIRITFNLLVCTVGEISTWPSASNVIPGQVTFTVDLRAIDDMGREAVVCELSNRLYQICDRRSVSCTIDRKHDANAVICDSELTSKLKSAAYLGLKRMTGSVQDEVPVLMSGAGHNAMALSHLTKVGMLFVRCRGGISHFPEEHVLDDDVWASGLAILAFIETQL; translated from the exons ATGCAAAAGTTACTCATTAGAATCACTTTCAACTTACTCGTTTGTACCGTTGGTGAGATATCGACTTGGCCAAGTGCAAGTAATGTTATTCCAGGACAG GTAACATTCACAGTAGATTTACGTGCAATTGATGACATGGGACGTGAAGCTGTTGTATGTGAATTATCTAACCGATTGTATCAAATATGTGATAGGCGTTCAGTTTCGTGCACAATTGATCGGAAG CATGATGCAAATGCAGTCATTTGCGATTCTGAGCTGACTTCGAAGCTGAAGTCAGCAGCTTATCTTGGGCTCAAGAGAATGACAGGTTCTGTTCAGGATGAAGTACCTGTATTAATGAGTGGAGCAGGACATAATGCAATGGCTCTGTCTCATTTAACTAAG GTGGGTATGCTTTTTGTCCGCTGTCGAGGAGGCATAAGTCACTTCCCTGAAGAACATGTATTGGATGATGATGTTTGGGCATCTGGTTTGGCAATCCTGGCATTCATAGAGACTCAGCTCTAG
- the LOC112178026 gene encoding allantoate deiminase 1 isoform X2 has product MGREAVVCELSNRLYQICDRRSVSCTIDRKHDANAVICDSELTSKLKSAAYLGLKRMTGSVQDEVPVLMSGAGHNAMALSHLTKVGMLFVRCRGGISHFPEEHVLDDDVWASGLAILAFIETQL; this is encoded by the exons ATGGGACGTGAAGCTGTTGTATGTGAATTATCTAACCGATTGTATCAAATATGTGATAGGCGTTCAGTTTCGTGCACAATTGATCGGAAG CATGATGCAAATGCAGTCATTTGCGATTCTGAGCTGACTTCGAAGCTGAAGTCAGCAGCTTATCTTGGGCTCAAGAGAATGACAGGTTCTGTTCAGGATGAAGTACCTGTATTAATGAGTGGAGCAGGACATAATGCAATGGCTCTGTCTCATTTAACTAAG GTGGGTATGCTTTTTGTCCGCTGTCGAGGAGGCATAAGTCACTTCCCTGAAGAACATGTATTGGATGATGATGTTTGGGCATCTGGTTTGGCAATCCTGGCATTCATAGAGACTCAGCTCTAG
- the LOC112198201 gene encoding receptor-like protein EIX2, which yields MHNCRLGPGFPVWLQSQTELVSVTLKNAGLSGPIPEEWVFKISSQIQRLDLSSNQISGKLPFRFNSFPNLRFIVLSHNQFDGTIPSSICSIQSLFNLALNNNQLSGEFPKEWSFWSSILTVDVSNNNMSGNIPSSMGIPSSLGILKTDNNHFSGEIPSAFSDRGWNYSGDFEVITVTVKGRPSEYFLRNEVLVLLTIIDFSHNDLEGEIPEEISSLVRLATLNLSINQLSGNIPSRIGNLHLLETLDLSQNQLSGQIPQSLASLTFLSHLNLSCNNLIGRIPSGNQLQALDDSSIYEGNPSLCGFPFSNCTEDGGNMHEHHEADNEKLGLYTSEVLGFIIGFWSVCGTLILKKSWRYAYFQFFDHIKEKVALAIALKVARLKARQ from the exons ATGCACAACTGCCGACTAGGCCCCGGCTTCCCTGTATGGCTTCAATCTCAAACTGAGCTCGTGTCGGTCACACTTAAGAATGCTGGACTCTCGGGTCCAATACCAGAGGAATGGGTCTTTAAGATATCTTCCCAGATCCAAAGGTTGGATTTATCTTCCAATCAAATAAGCGGAAAGCTTCCGTTCCGATTCAACTCTTTTCCGAATCTACGTTTCATAGTTTTGAGCCATAATCAATTTGATGGCACTATTCCATCATCTATTTGTAGCATTCAATCTCTATTTAACCTTGCTTTGAATAACAATCAGTTATCCGGAGAATTCCCTAAAGAATGGAGTTTCTGGAGCAGCATACTTACTGTGGATGTCTCAAACAACAATATGTCTGGTAATATTCCAAGCTCAATGGGCATTCCAAGTTCTCTTGGAATACTAAAGACAGACAACAATCATTTTAGCGGAGAAATTCCTTCTGCCTT CAGTGATAGGGGCTGGAACTACTCTGGTGATTTTGAGGTAATAACTGTGACTGTAAAAGGAAGACCAAGTGAATACTTCTTACGCAACGAGGTGCTCGTGCTTCTAACCATTATTGATTTTTCGCATAATGATTTAGAAGGTGAAATTCCTGAAGAAATCAGCAGTCTCGTTCGATTAGCTACATTAAACTTGTCCATTAATCAATTAAGTGGAAATATCCCCTCAAGAATTGGAAACTTGCACTTGCTTGAAACACTTGACCTCTCCCAGAACCAGCTTTCAGGACAGATTCCACAAAGTCTCGCTTCTCTGACCTTCTTATCTCACTTGAACTTGTCTTGCAACAACTTGATCGGAAGAATTCCTTCGGGCAACCAACTTCAGGCGCTCGATGATTCATCTATTTATGAGGGCAATCCTTCACTCTGTGGATTTCCTTTTTCAAATTGCACAGAAGATGGAGGCAACATGCATGAGCATCATGAAGCTGATAATGAAAAGCTTGGTTTATATACCAGCGAGGTGCTTGGCTTTATCATAGGCTTTTGGAGTGTTTGTGGCACATTGATATTGAAGAAGTCATGGAGGTAtgcttattttcaattttttgaccACATCAAAGAGAAAGTAGCACTAGCAATTGCATTGAAAGTAGCTCGTTTGAAAGCAAGGCAATGA